One stretch of Zingiber officinale cultivar Zhangliang chromosome 6B, Zo_v1.1, whole genome shotgun sequence DNA includes these proteins:
- the LOC121988617 gene encoding 3-phosphoinositide-dependent protein kinase 2-like: MERDFETKLQFQQQPAVGGAGSKAVQRTNSIAFRAPQEQFTVNDFELGKLLGTGSYSKVVKAKKNDTGNVYALKIMDKKFIAKENKVSYVKMERILLDQLEHPGIIKLCFTFQDTYSLYMALECCEGGELFDQITRKGRLTEDEACFYAAEVVDALEYIHSMGIIHRDIKPENLLLTTDGHIKIADFGSVKPTRHAQITILPNSANEKACTFVGTAAYIPPEVLNSAPAAFANDLWALGCTIYQMLSGSSPFKDASEWLIFQRIIARDVKFPEYFSDEARDLIDKLLDTEPSKRLGAGPDGYAPLKNHPFFKGINWQNLRKLPAPRLALEKKISVDFDIQDTPWNTAHIGDATADQQNIPDANVGFASSSEAQSHMSRLASIDSFDSRWQEFLKPDEAIVMTSKLKKIRRLTNKKVQLILTDSPRLLSVDPSRMTAKTSIVWSNDPNELNVQVASSSSFKICTPRKVSSFEDPKQRAWQWKKAIEGLQQR; this comes from the exons ATGGAGAGGGATTTCGAGACGAAGCTCCAGTTTCAGCAGCAGCCAGCGGTAGGAGGGGCTGGGAGCAAGGCGGTGCAGAGGACCAATAGCATTGCCTTCAGGGCGCCACAGGAACAATTCACCGTCAATGACTTCGAGCTGGGAAAACTCCTGGGCACCGGATCCTACTCAAAG GTTGTCAAAGCCAAAAAAAATGATACAGGAAATGTCTATGCTTTGAAAATTATGGACAAGAAATTCATtgcaaaagaaaacaaagtaTCTTATGTAAAGATGGAGCGTATATTACTTGATCAGTTGGAACATCCTGGAATAATCAAGCTCTGTTTCACATTCCAAGATACTTACTCTCTTT ACATGGCACTTGAGTGCTGTGAAGGTGGAGAGCTATTTGATCAAATAACCCGG AAAGGTCGTCTAACCGAGGATGAGGCTTGCTTTTATGCTGCTGAAGTTGTTGATGCTCTGGAATATATTCATAGCATGGGAATAATTCATCGGGACATTAAG CCAGAGAATTTACTGCTGACTACTGATGGACACATTAAAATTGCTGACTTTGGTAGTGTGAAGCCCACCAGGCATGCTCAGATAACGATTCTTCCAAATTCAGCAA ATGAAAAGGCTTGCACTTTTGTTGGAACAGCTGCTTACATCCCTCCAGAAGTTCTTAATTCTGCTCCAGCAGCTTTTGC GAATGACCTTTGGGCCCTTGGATGCACCATATATCAAATGCTTTCTGGTTCATCTCCCTTTAAAGATGCTAGTGAATGGCTTATATTCCAAAGAATTATAGCGAGAGATGTCAAATTTCCTGAGTACTTTTCAGACGAAGCAAGAGACCTTATAGATAAATTATTG GACACAGAGCCCAGTAAAAGACTAGGTGCTGGACCTGATGGCTATGCTCCCCTCAAGAATCATCCTTTTTTCAAAGGGATCAATTGGCAGAATTTGCGGAAGTTGCCGGCACCAAGACTTGCTCTAGAGAAGAAA ATCAGTGTGGATTTCGACATTCAAGATACTCCATGGAACACTGCACATATCGGAGATGCTACTGCTGACCAACAGAACATACCCGATGCAAATGTTGGTTTCGCCTCTTCTTCCGAAGCACAGTCTCATATGTCTCGGCTGGCTTCTATTGATTCCTTTGACTCTAGATG GCAAGAGTTTCTGAAGCCCGACGAGGCTATTGTCATGACCTCGAAGCTGAAGAAAATTCGAAGATTGACTAACAAGAAAGTGCAGCTCATCCTTACTGACAGTCCCAGGTTGCTTTCTGTGGATCCATCCAGAATGACTGCGAAAACTAGTATAGTTTGGTCCAACGACCCCAATGAACTCAACGTCCAAGTAGCGAGTTCCTCGAGTTTCAAGATCTGCACC CCGAGAAAGGTGAGTTCTTTTGAGGACCCGAAACAGCGGGCATGGCAATGGAAGAAGGCGATCGAAGGACTTCAACAGCGATGA